One stretch of Miscanthus floridulus cultivar M001 chromosome 18, ASM1932011v1, whole genome shotgun sequence DNA includes these proteins:
- the LOC136521482 gene encoding protein CANDIDATE G-PROTEIN COUPLED RECEPTOR 7-like yields the protein MAASPLPRAAALRRPSLTALLFLVAAMVSVPPVAAEIRETGIRADPRSIIPLDEFGFSHSGVLELNVSGIAFDPQASAELDLSQLGFFLSTLDAWVHVLRQLQDLDVTCALQSELVKLAFSFDRLRPPSNPAGVEVARSSSFSTAFRVNEPGQYTLVFANCLGGGLKVDMDVRSAMYNVDPATGERQYLSAGASALPSFYFLFCLAYAGLAAAWVAILLRKRVAVFRIHYFMLAVLVLKALNLLAEAEDKSCIERTGTAHGWDVLFYIFSFLKGISLFTLIVLIGTGWSFLKPYLADREKKVLMVVIPLQVVANIAQVVIDESGPYARDWVTWKQIFLLVDVVCCCAVLFPIVWSIKNLREAARSDGKAAVNLMKLTLFRQYYVVVICYIYFTRVVVYALQTITSYRYLWTSVVAGELATLAFYVFTGYKFRPEVHNPYFAIDDEEEEAAAEALKLDDEFEL from the coding sequence ATGGCTGCCTCGCCGTTGCCGCGCGCCGCGGCGCTCCGGAGGCCCTCCCTGACCGCCCTCCTCTTCCTCGTCGCCGCGATGGTGTCGGTTCCGCCCGTGGCGGCCGAGATCCGGGAGACCGGGATCCGGGCCGACCCGCGCAGCATCATCCCGCTGGACGAGTTCGGCTTCTCCCACTCGGGCGTGCTGGAGCTCAACGTCTCCGGCATCGCCTTCGACCCGCAGGCCTCCGCGGAGCTGGACCTCTCCCAGCTCGGCTTCTTCCTCTCCACGCTCGACGCCTGGGTCCACGTCCTCCGCCAGCTCCAGGACCTCGACGTCACCTGCGCGCTCCAGTCCGAGCTCGTCAAGCTCGCCTTCTCCTTCGACCGCCTCCGCCCGCCCTCCAACCCCGCCGGCGTCGAGGTCGcccgctcctcctccttctccaccgccttccgcgTCAACGAGCCTGGCCAGTACACGCTCGTCTTCGCCAACTGCCTCGGCGGCGGCCTCAAGGTCGACATGGACGTCCGCTCCGCCATGTACAACGTCGACCCGGCCACCGGGGAGCGCCAGTACCTCTCCGCGGGGGCCTCCGCGCTGCCCTCCTTCTACTTCCTCTTCTGCCTCGCCTACGCCGGCCTCGCCGCCGCCTGGGTCGCCATCCTCCTCCGCAAGCGGGTCGCCGTCTTCCGGATCCACTACTTCATGCTCGCCGTGCTCGTCCTCAAGGCGCTCAACCTCCTCGCCGAGGCCGAGGACAAGTCATGCATCGAGCGCACCGGCACTGCCCACGGATGGGACGTGCTCTTCTACATCTTCAGCTTCCTCAAGGGGATCTCGCTCTTCACGCTCATAGTGCTCATTGGCACCGGCTGGTCCTTCCTCAAGCCCTACCTGGCCGACCGAGAGAAGAAGGTGCTTATGGTGGTTATCCCCCTGCAGGTCGTAGCTAACATCGCGCAGGTGGTGATTGACGAATCTGGACCCTATGCTCGGGACTGGGTCACCTGGAAGCAGATTTTCTTGCTGGTCGATGTGGTCTGCTGCTGTGCCGTGCTCTTCCCGATTGTGTGGTCCATTAAGAACCTCCGGGAGGCTGCTCGCTCGGACGGGAAGGCTGCCGTGAACCTCATGAAGCTCACCCTGTTCCGCCAGTACTATGTGGTCGTCATCTGCTACATTTACTTCACGCGTGTCGTGGTGTATGCGCTACAGACCATCACCTCGTACCGGTACCTGTGGACTAGCGTCGTGGCCGGGGAGCTCGCGACGCTCGCGTTCTATGTCTTTACTGGGTACAAGTTCCGGCCTGAGGTGCATAACCCATACTTTGCCAttgatgatgaggaagaggaggCTGCAGCTGAGGCGCTAAAGTTGGATGATGAATTTGAGCTATGA